DNA from Pseudomonas putida:
TGTAGTAAGTAAACTGACTAAGCGCAAGAACTGCAAAAAAAATGTTGCCGCCCCCAAAAGGTGACAACCTTTGTATGGCATTTGTGAAAATTTTGCACAGCCGTCGCAAGCATTTGTAGAGCGGGAACTTTTTGCTGAACTAAGGGTGACTTTAACTGTCGGCCGGCGTCATAGGCCTAGAACACTGTGTTCGTGGCTGCGAAGCGACAGGCAGGGGCGATCTTGCACTTTTTCCCCGTTCCACCTTGAGCAATCCCGCTTGCGGCGCCTACTATTTGTAAGGTGCCCGCGCTGCAGAACGATTCGGATCGCATTGCGGTCCAAGGGGCAGGGGTGGCGTAGAGGTTCCTCCGCCGGAAACACCATTGGTTAAGGTAAGGGTCTGCCGACAGACCTGCGAGGAGTTGTGATGAGCGAAGCGTTGACCATCCACCATGACCAGGCCGGTCATCAGTTCGAGACCAATGTGGACGGTCACCGTGCCTATCTGACGTACATGGACTTGGGCAAGCAGACGCTGGATATCTACCGTACCTTCGTGCCCAATGCCCTGCGGGGGCGAGGCATCGCTGCAGCGTTAACCGAGAAGGCGCTGGAGTACGCCGAGGAAATGGGCTACACGGTGATCCCATCCTGCTCCTACGTTGAGCGCTACATGGAGCGTCAGCAACGTCAGTCGAGCAAGGCCTGAACGGCACAGCTGAACACCGAACACGAAAACGCCGGGCATTGCCCGGCGTTTTCGTGTTCGGTCTGGTTGTCAGCCGCGCTGGCGCTGAGGCAGGACATCCTTGAGCTTGGTGCGCATGCTGCGCAGCGCTTTCTCGGTGGCGCTCCAGTCGATGCAGGCATCGGTGATGGACACACCGTATTGCAGTTCGCCCAGATCCTTTGGAATAGCCTGGCAACCCCAGTTCAAGTGACTTTCGACCATCAGGCCGATGATCGACTGGTTGCCTTCGAGGATCTGGTTGGCGACGTTCTCCATCACCAGTGGCTGCAGGGCCGGATCCTTGTTGGAGTTGGCGTGGCTGCAATCGACCATGATGTTGGCTTTGATCTTGGCCTTGGCCAGGTCCTGCTCGCACAGGGCGACGCTGACCGAATCGTAGTTGGGCTTGCCGTTGCCGCCGCGCAGCACCACGTGGCCATAGGCGTTGCCCTTGGTGGTGACGATGGAGACGCCACCTTCCTGGTTGATCCCCAGGAAGCGGTGCGGCTTGGATACCGACTGCAGGGCATTGATGGCCACGGTCAGGCCACCGTCGGTGCCGTTCTTGAAACCGACCGCCGAGGACAGGCCCGAAGCCATTTCCCGGTGGGTCTGGGATTCGGTGGTGCGGGCGCCGATGGCCGACCAGCTGATCAGGTCCTGCAGGTACTGCGGGGAGATCGGGTCGAGGGCCTCGGTGGCGGTAGGCAGGCCCATTTCAGCCAGGTCCAGCAGCAGTTTGCGACCGATGTGCAGACCGTCCTGGATCTTGAAAGAGTCATCCAGGTAAGGGTCGTTGATCAGGCCTTTCCAGCCGACGGTGGTGCGCGGCTTCTCGAAGTACACGCGCATCACCAGGTACAGGGTGTCGGAAACTTCTTCGGCCAGCACCTTCAGGCGCTCGGCGTACTCGTGGGCGGCTTTGATGTCGTGGATGGAGCAGGGGCCCACCACGACGAACAGTCGATGGTCCTTGCCGTCGAGAATGTTGCGCACCACTTCTCGGCCGGCAGTCACGGTCTGCAGGGCCTTGGCGCTGAGGGGGAGTTCCTTCTTGAGCTGATCGGGGGTGATCAAGGTCTCGTTGGAGGCAACGTTAAGGTCGTCGATCGGTAAATCAGCCATCGTGTTACTCGTCAGGTCACGGGTGCCGGCCGCCAGCAATCCCCGTGCGGCCCAGCAGCAAGATTGTTCGCAACGGGGAGCCGAACCTTAGCGCGTTACAAGGTGGCTCGACAATGGGCTTTCCCCCGCCGGTACTGGGTTTTTAGGCTCAAGGCGCGTTTTATTGTGCAAGGGGGCGTGGCCAGGTAAGGGGCAAGCTAGCGTGCGCGGATGGTTCTGCGTTCGAACGGCGAGGGATTTAAGTGTAAAAAACCAAGTATCCAGATTTCGGACAAGGAGTGTGTGTGGTCACTCATAACCCACGTATCGGCATCATCGGCAGCGGCGCCATCGGCGGTTTCTACGGGCTCATGCTCGCGCGCGCCGGTTTCGATGTGCATTTTCTGCTACGCAGTGAATACAGCATCGTCCATGAGCAAGGCATGGCGGTGGACAGTGCGGTCTACGGTCAGATGCATATGAAGGTTCAGGCTTA
Protein-coding regions in this window:
- a CDS encoding GNAT family N-acetyltransferase, whose protein sequence is MSEALTIHHDQAGHQFETNVDGHRAYLTYMDLGKQTLDIYRTFVPNALRGRGIAAALTEKALEYAEEMGYTVIPSCSYVERYMERQQRQSSKA
- a CDS encoding 3-deoxy-7-phosphoheptulonate synthase, with the protein product MADLPIDDLNVASNETLITPDQLKKELPLSAKALQTVTAGREVVRNILDGKDHRLFVVVGPCSIHDIKAAHEYAERLKVLAEEVSDTLYLVMRVYFEKPRTTVGWKGLINDPYLDDSFKIQDGLHIGRKLLLDLAEMGLPTATEALDPISPQYLQDLISWSAIGARTTESQTHREMASGLSSAVGFKNGTDGGLTVAINALQSVSKPHRFLGINQEGGVSIVTTKGNAYGHVVLRGGNGKPNYDSVSVALCEQDLAKAKIKANIMVDCSHANSNKDPALQPLVMENVANQILEGNQSIIGLMVESHLNWGCQAIPKDLGELQYGVSITDACIDWSATEKALRSMRTKLKDVLPQRQRG